From the Actinomadura luzonensis genome, the window GGCTGCGCGCCGGGTTCCCGTGCAGGTGGAGCGTCACCGGCCGGGGCGGGCAGGGCTGGTACCCGCACCGCGCGGTCCACGCCCTCGACGCCCACCTGCGGCCGTACTTCCACGGCGACGACCTGGAGCTCGACGTCCCCGCCGAGCCGCTGACGGTGTCAGTGACGCGCGGCATGGAGTACGGCACCGCCACCGCCCAGGTGACCCCCGCGCCGGGCCGGCAGGTGACCGTCGAGCTGACTCCCGGGCGGCTGTACGACGCCGCCGCGCGCGGCTGGTACGGCGGCGACCTGCACGTCCACCTCAACTGGATGGGCGACGAGCCCGCCACCCCCGCCCGGGCCGCCGCCGCCCAGCACGGCGAGGACCTGCACGTGCTCAACCTGGTCGCCGGGAACGTGGCGGGCGAGCGGGTCTACGACCGCGAGGCGCTGGAGGAGCACGCCGGGCGCGACCTGCCCTGGTCGGACGCCACCCACGTCGCCCGCTTCGGCGTCGAGTACCGCAACGACCTGCTCGGGCACGTCACCGGCTTCGGCCCGACCGGCGTGCCCGCCCGCTTCCACAGCGGCTTCGGCGACGACCCCGACGCGTGGCCCAACGCCGACGCGCTCGCCGAGCTGCGCGCCCTCGGCGCGCTCACCGGCTACGGCCACCCGTTCCACACCGACCTGACCGACACCGACCCGCCGGAGCGGGCGGTCGCCGCCGGACGCAACTGCTCCGCCAGAGAGCTGGTGGTGGACGCCGCGCTCGGCCTGGTGGACGGCCTCGACGTGATCAACCACTCCTCCGTACGGGCGACCGCCGTCGTCTACCGGCGGTTGATCGGGGCCGGCAACCGGCTGGCGGCGACCGCTGGGACGGACGCCGTCCTGTCCATCTCGCGGCGCGGCACGGCGTCCAGCCCGCCCGGCTGGGCGCGGGTCTACGCCCGACTCGACGGGCCGCTCACCGCCTCCTCCTTCGCCGATGCCGTCCGGCGGGGGCGGACGTTCGCCACCACCGGCCCCTGGCTCGAACTCGACGTGGGCGGCCACGGGCCGGGCGACACACTGCGCGCGGCCAGGGGCGAGACCGTCACGGTCACCGCGGCGACGGTCGGGCCCGAGGTCGAATGGCTGCAGCTCAGGACCGCCGGCGGCGTGCTCGCCGAGGGCGGCCCCGGGCGGCTCACGGCCGAGCTGACCGTGGACGGGCCGACGTACGTGGTGGCCGTGGCGGGCGGCGGGCCGCATCCCCGGGCGCTGCACCCCGCCGGCGCGTACGCGCACACCAGCCCCGTCTACCTGGGGGAGCCGGTGGTGCGGCGGGCCGACGTCGCGTGGTGCCTGCGGTGGCTCGGCCTGCTGGAGGAGCTGCTGGACGTGGACGGCCGGTTCACCTCCCGTGAGCAGCGCGACGCCCACCGGGAGCTGCACGAACGGGCCCGCCAGGTGTACCTGGACCGACTCCGTCACGCCCCCTGAGACCCGCCGACGAGGCCACCCTTGTCACGCACCCTCGACCCATCCACGAGACCGCCCCCACGTCCTGAACCCACCGACGAGGCCGCCCCACCGCGTCCTGGACCGACGGGGAGACCGCCCCCAGCGAGTCCTGAACCTACGACGGGACCGCCCCACCGCGTCCCGAACTCACCCACGAGACCACCCCACCGCGTCCTGAACCCACGGGGAGACCGCCCCCAGCGAGTCCTGAACCCACGACGGGACCGCCCCACCGCGTCCCGAACTCACCCACGAGACCGCCCCACCGCGTCCTGAACCCACGGGGAGACCGCCTCCACCGCGTCCTGAACCCACCGACGAGACCGACGCCAGCCCCTGACGGTGGCCCGGCTACTGCCGGTTGGTGCCGGTTGGTGCCGGTCGGGTGGTCGGCGGCGGTTCTGGCGGTCGTTCCGTCGTCATCGGGAGTGGGCGGGTGCTGGGGGTTACTGCTGGCCGGCGCGGCGGGCCGGGGTCGGGGGTGGGCCGGCGGTTCCGTCGGTGAAGCGGCCGGGGCGAAAGGCGGCCAGCAGTGCGGACTCCTCGCCGTACAGTTCCCCGGCGACCTCCCGTCCCAGCAGTGGGGCGAGCGTCACCCCGCTGTGGGTGGCCACCGTGTACACGCGGCGCGCCGGATCGGCGAAGCCCGCGACCGTCAGTCCGTCGCCGGGCAGGGAGCGATGCCCGACCACCGCCCGCTCGGCCTCGGCGCCCTCGGCGGCGGGCAGCACCGCGGACAGCCGGGCCAGGATGTCCTGCCGCACGTCGTCCGGCACCGGCACGCCCGGCT encodes:
- a CDS encoding CehA/McbA family metallohydrolase produces the protein MHEYHHLLERHGVTWGEELIPYVGEVRTSAYLMNGPDYWSACLRQLGDGATRRDLDSRMGELDLDRVVRDALDGAVPDNLAVLRLTPAGPQLAAVTLAVLGDAPLRTTLLLDSRLPEQTTVTVDGVAHVVPPGGARLVPITSAATVIAGAALDLGPLTRRVPAARLRLRAGFPCRWSVTGRGGQGWYPHRAVHALDAHLRPYFHGDDLELDVPAEPLTVSVTRGMEYGTATAQVTPAPGRQVTVELTPGRLYDAAARGWYGGDLHVHLNWMGDEPATPARAAAAQHGEDLHVLNLVAGNVAGERVYDREALEEHAGRDLPWSDATHVARFGVEYRNDLLGHVTGFGPTGVPARFHSGFGDDPDAWPNADALAELRALGALTGYGHPFHTDLTDTDPPERAVAAGRNCSARELVVDAALGLVDGLDVINHSSVRATAVVYRRLIGAGNRLAATAGTDAVLSISRRGTASSPPGWARVYARLDGPLTASSFADAVRRGRTFATTGPWLELDVGGHGPGDTLRAARGETVTVTAATVGPEVEWLQLRTAGGVLAEGGPGRLTAELTVDGPTYVVAVAGGGPHPRALHPAGAYAHTSPVYLGEPVVRRADVAWCLRWLGLLEELLDVDGRFTSREQRDAHRELHERARQVYLDRLRHAP